Proteins encoded together in one Miscanthus floridulus cultivar M001 chromosome 16, ASM1932011v1, whole genome shotgun sequence window:
- the LOC136513561 gene encoding RING-H2 finger protein ATL66-like, with the protein MAAQETAAGGGGGIPQQVVTRWRYGDVGDSNFAVHRRTVPLLVGLLCAVVVFVALCLYLRWRCHRYAPADDPEAADASSSSAAASLPGLDADAIRGLPVKLYRPPTTSPPPRIPGEAEAEADDDQAAEALCSICISALVAGEKVKELPPCGHCFHPDCVDAWLRSQPSCPLCRCLLLAAAKADANDAV; encoded by the coding sequence ATGGCAGCGCAGGAGACcgccgcgggcggcggcggcgggatccCGCAGCAGGTGGTGACGCGGTGGCGGTACGGGGACGTGGGCGACAGCAACTTCGCGGTGCACAGGCGCACAGTGCCGCTGCTGGTGGGCCTGCTGTGCGCCGTCGTCGTCTTCGTCGCGCTCTGCCTGTACCTCCGCTGGAGGTGCCACCGCTACGCGCCCGCCGACGACCCGGAGGCGGCGGAcgcctcctcgtcctcggcggcggcgtcgctACCCGGCCTCGACGCCGACGCCATCCGCGGGCTGCCCGTCAAGCTGTACCGCCCGCCCAcaacgtcgccgccgccgcgtaTCCCTGgggaggccgaggccgaggccgacgacGACCAGGCGGCGGAGGCGCTGTGCTCCATCTGCATCAGCGCGCTGGTGGCCGGCGAGAAGGTGAAGGAGCTCCCGCCGTGCGGCCACTGCTTCCACCCGGACTGCGTCGACGCCTGGCTCCGGTCCCAGCCCAGCTGCCCGCTCTGCCGTtgcctcctcctcgccgccgccaagGCCGATGCCAACGACGCCGTGTGA